A genomic region of Christiangramia sp. OXR-203 contains the following coding sequences:
- a CDS encoding electron transfer flavoprotein subunit beta/FixA family protein, which produces MKILVCISHVPDTTSKINFTEGDTKFDTNGVQFVINPNDEFGLTRAMWFKEKQGASVDVVNVGGAETEPTLRKALAIGADTAIRVNTPATDGYQVAKELAKVVKDGGYDLVIAGRESIDYNGGMVPGMLAGILDANFINNCISLEIDGDKAKALREIDGGKETLTASLPLVIGGQKGLVEESDLRIPNMRGIMQARKKPLNVVEPAETSVKTEVVKFEKPAPKGDVKLIDPDNLDELINLLHNEAKAI; this is translated from the coding sequence ATGAAAATCTTAGTTTGTATTAGTCACGTACCTGACACTACATCCAAAATCAATTTCACGGAAGGAGACACGAAGTTTGACACAAATGGTGTTCAATTTGTAATAAACCCGAATGACGAATTTGGTCTTACCAGAGCGATGTGGTTCAAAGAAAAACAAGGCGCGAGTGTAGATGTTGTAAATGTTGGGGGAGCTGAAACCGAGCCTACACTTAGAAAAGCACTTGCAATTGGAGCAGATACAGCAATTCGAGTAAATACTCCTGCAACTGATGGATACCAGGTAGCAAAGGAATTGGCTAAAGTTGTTAAAGACGGCGGTTATGACCTTGTTATTGCAGGTAGAGAGTCTATTGATTATAATGGTGGAATGGTTCCAGGAATGTTAGCCGGAATTTTGGATGCTAATTTCATTAATAACTGTATTAGCCTTGAGATCGATGGTGACAAAGCGAAAGCTCTTCGTGAGATCGATGGCGGTAAAGAAACTTTAACTGCTTCTCTTCCACTAGTTATTGGAGGACAGAAAGGATTGGTTGAAGAATCTGATCTTCGTATCCCGAACATGAGAGGAATTATGCAAGCGCGTAAAAAACCTTTAAATGTTGTTGAGCCTGCGGAAACTTCAGTAAAAACCGAAGTTGTAAAATTTGAGAAGCCAGCACCAAAAGGAGATGTAAAATTAATTGATCCTGACAATCTGGATGAATTGATCAACTTACTTCACAACGAAGCAAAAGCGATCTAA
- a CDS encoding electron transfer flavoprotein subunit alpha/FixB family protein: MSVLVYIESEEGKFKKASFEVASYAKEVAGMLGTSVTAVTFNVEDVSELGNYGVDKVLKVNNDKLNNFNAEAYSDAIKQAVIQESSKVVVLSQSANSKYLAPLLAVHLEAGYASNVVALPESADPFTVKRTAFTNKAFNFTKIDTDVKVLGLSKNAFGLKKSQGAATAEDFSPELSDEDFTVNVESVDKATNKVTIADAETVVSGGRGLKGPENWGIIEEMAEILGAATACSKPVSDMGWRPHSEHVGQTGKPVASNLYIAIGVSGAIQHLAGINAAKTKVVINNDPEAPFFKAADYGVVGDAFEIVPKLNEKLREFKEKNA, encoded by the coding sequence ATGTCAGTTTTAGTATATATAGAATCAGAAGAAGGAAAATTTAAGAAAGCCTCTTTCGAGGTTGCGTCTTATGCAAAGGAAGTTGCAGGCATGCTGGGAACCAGTGTTACTGCGGTAACATTCAATGTTGAGGATGTTTCAGAGCTTGGAAACTACGGGGTTGACAAAGTTTTGAAAGTAAACAACGACAAATTGAATAATTTCAATGCTGAAGCATATTCTGATGCCATTAAACAAGCGGTAATTCAGGAAAGCAGCAAGGTCGTAGTTCTTAGCCAGAGTGCGAACAGTAAATATTTAGCACCACTACTTGCAGTGCACCTGGAAGCAGGTTATGCATCTAATGTTGTGGCATTGCCAGAGAGCGCAGATCCTTTTACAGTTAAAAGAACTGCTTTCACGAATAAAGCATTTAATTTCACTAAGATCGATACCGATGTGAAAGTGCTTGGTCTATCCAAGAACGCTTTCGGTCTTAAAAAATCTCAAGGAGCTGCGACTGCTGAAGATTTTAGCCCGGAACTTTCAGATGAAGATTTCACCGTAAACGTAGAATCTGTAGATAAGGCAACGAATAAGGTAACGATCGCCGATGCTGAAACTGTGGTTTCAGGAGGTAGAGGACTTAAAGGTCCTGAAAACTGGGGAATAATCGAAGAAATGGCAGAAATTCTTGGAGCTGCAACTGCATGTTCCAAACCAGTTAGTGATATGGGTTGGAGACCTCACAGTGAACACGTGGGTCAAACAGGAAAGCCTGTAGCCTCTAATTTATACATTGCAATTGGCGTATCTGGTGCAATTCAGCATCTTGCCGGTATTAATGCTGCCAAAACCAAAGTTGTAATTAACAATGATCCTGAAGCGCCTTTCTTCAAAGCTGCAGATTATGGGGTGGTTGGAGACGCTTTTGAGATCGTACCGAAGCTAAATGAAAAATTGAGGGAATTTAAAGAGAAAAACGCATAA
- a CDS encoding bifunctional nuclease family protein — MSLVRLNIKGISYSQTQNGAYALILNEEDGERKLPIVIGAFEAQSIAIALEKEIKPPRPLTHDLFKNFSDRFSITVKQVIIHKLVDGVFYSSLICEREGVEEVVDARTSDAIALALRFDAPIFTYKNILDKAGIFLKADESQRAKEMKDEEEIIEEELLREDFEVKMDSDSGFSKMSLEELNELLAQAVNQEDYEKAARLRDEISKRK, encoded by the coding sequence ATGAGTTTAGTTCGTCTGAACATTAAAGGAATATCTTACAGTCAAACACAAAATGGAGCTTACGCCCTGATCCTTAACGAGGAGGATGGTGAACGTAAGTTACCAATTGTTATTGGAGCATTTGAAGCACAATCCATTGCGATAGCGTTGGAAAAAGAGATCAAACCTCCCAGACCACTTACCCACGATCTTTTCAAAAACTTTTCAGATCGGTTCTCGATCACGGTTAAACAGGTTATCATTCACAAACTCGTAGACGGCGTATTTTACTCCAGTCTTATTTGTGAACGTGAAGGTGTCGAGGAAGTTGTGGATGCCCGAACCAGTGATGCAATTGCACTTGCACTAAGGTTCGATGCCCCTATTTTCACCTACAAAAACATTCTTGATAAAGCTGGAATTTTCCTAAAAGCAGACGAGAGTCAGCGTGCTAAGGAAATGAAAGATGAAGAGGAAATTATTGAAGAAGAACTTTTACGCGAGGACTTTGAAGTGAAAATGGATAGCGATTCAGGTTTCAGCAAGATGTCACTTGAAGAACTTAATGAGCTACTTGCCCAGGCTGTAAATCAGGAAGATTACGAAAAAGCCGCTCGTCTAAGGGACGAGATCTCCAAAAGAAAATAA
- a CDS encoding NupC/NupG family nucleoside CNT transporter, translated as MNKLWCCLFLVLISIASASSQTISKSWTLENLAEFQENSVFQDVEEVHFNEGSFLFLANSEQDTIASGDYLYQKKLLVLFYNSPKDTIQNLRVTGISDQKLSIKGRDNTFELSAKPKLAEDVIPVKAAKQMIPSQGMSTSSLIRGILGMFVLLLIAFLFSSNRKAISWKTVGIGLGAQLILAIGVLKITVVQKVFEFVGQVFVLILDFTAAGSEFLLGGMMDVDSFGFIFLFQVLPTIIFFSALTSVLFYLGVIQIVVKGMAWVLTKLMGISGPESLSVAGNIFLGQTEAPLMIKAYLERMTRSEILLVMIGGMATVAGGVLAAYIGFLGGDDPELRLQFAKHLLAASVMAAPGAIVISKILYPQQEAVNTDVEVSSDKIGSNILDAIANGTTEGLKLAANVAAMLLVFIAFIAMINYILGYLGALTTLNSVMAEYTPYSKFSLESILGIIFSPLMWVIGVAKEDMMLMGQLLGIKLAASEFVGYVQLADLKNPANALSLNYEKSVIMATYMLCGFANFASIGIQIGGIGSLAPGQRKVLSEFGMKALIGGTLASLLSATIAGMIIG; from the coding sequence ATGAATAAACTCTGGTGTTGCCTGTTTCTGGTCTTAATTTCTATTGCATCAGCTTCTTCACAAACCATTTCCAAATCCTGGACTCTGGAAAATTTAGCTGAATTTCAAGAGAATTCAGTTTTTCAGGATGTTGAAGAAGTTCATTTTAATGAAGGTAGCTTCCTTTTTCTGGCAAATTCTGAACAGGATACTATTGCTTCCGGGGACTATCTATATCAAAAGAAATTACTGGTCCTGTTCTATAACTCACCAAAGGATACTATTCAAAATCTCAGGGTGACTGGGATTAGCGATCAAAAACTAAGCATCAAAGGTAGAGATAACACCTTCGAACTTTCAGCAAAGCCAAAGCTTGCTGAAGATGTGATCCCTGTGAAAGCTGCGAAGCAAATGATACCCAGCCAGGGAATGTCCACTTCAAGTTTGATTCGAGGCATTCTTGGTATGTTCGTGCTTTTACTCATCGCGTTCCTCTTCAGTAGTAACCGAAAAGCGATTAGCTGGAAAACTGTTGGTATAGGACTAGGAGCTCAATTAATACTGGCTATTGGTGTTTTAAAGATCACAGTGGTTCAGAAAGTATTCGAATTCGTAGGACAAGTATTTGTATTGATCCTTGATTTCACCGCGGCAGGAAGTGAATTTTTACTAGGCGGAATGATGGACGTGGATAGTTTTGGATTTATTTTTCTATTCCAGGTATTACCTACCATAATTTTCTTCTCCGCATTAACATCAGTTTTATTCTACCTTGGAGTAATCCAGATCGTTGTAAAAGGTATGGCCTGGGTACTTACCAAATTAATGGGAATCTCTGGACCTGAGAGCCTTAGTGTTGCCGGGAACATATTTTTAGGACAAACCGAAGCACCTCTAATGATTAAAGCTTATCTGGAACGTATGACCAGGTCTGAAATTCTACTGGTTATGATTGGCGGGATGGCTACTGTAGCCGGAGGTGTACTCGCTGCATATATTGGATTTCTTGGTGGTGATGATCCGGAATTAAGACTTCAATTTGCTAAACACCTGCTTGCCGCTTCAGTAATGGCTGCACCTGGTGCTATCGTAATTTCAAAAATTTTATATCCACAACAGGAGGCTGTAAATACAGATGTAGAAGTTTCTTCAGACAAGATTGGAAGTAATATTCTGGATGCTATAGCAAATGGTACTACTGAAGGTTTAAAACTGGCGGCGAATGTTGCGGCGATGCTACTAGTCTTCATCGCATTTATCGCCATGATCAATTATATCCTTGGTTATCTAGGTGCGCTTACTACTTTAAACAGTGTCATGGCAGAATATACTCCATATTCTAAATTCTCTCTGGAATCGATTTTAGGAATCATCTTTTCTCCTTTGATGTGGGTCATAGGTGTGGCGAAAGAAGATATGATGCTTATGGGACAGTTGCTTGGAATTAAACTGGCAGCAAGTGAATTCGTAGGATATGTTCAACTGGCAGACCTTAAAAACCCTGCAAACGCATTAAGCCTGAATTACGAAAAGTCGGTCATTATGGCTACTTATATGCTCTGCGGTTTTGCTAATTTCGCTTCGATAGGGATTCAAATTGGCGGAATTGGATCATTAGCTCCAGGACAACGTAAAGTTCTTTCTGAATTCGGGATGAAAGCATTAATTGGGGGAACTCTTGCCTCCCTTTTATCTGCTACGATCGCCGGAATGATCATTGGCTAA
- a CDS encoding YihY/virulence factor BrkB family protein, which yields MSEEKASKSNNRGREATKPHQIPIAGWKDIGKRVFAQMKLDHVQIVAAGVAFYFFLALFPTIVAAISIYSLVLEPSQIQEQFDNLSLMLPQQAFGMISEILTPVLEQSTSELGWGLVISILISLWSANKGTSALFEGINIAYDENDDRGIIKKNLLTLLFTLAAVVIGFLSLLIVIFFPLLIGKVGLPIQIENILDWSRWIVLAIVLVLSLSMIYKIAPNRNNPQFGWVSWGAIFGTVVWILGSILFSWYVQNFGSYDDLYGSFAAVVILMLWLFLTAFIVLIGAEINSEMEHQTRYDTTIGKDMPLGKRNAYHADHVAGEDEDVKT from the coding sequence ATGAGTGAAGAAAAAGCAAGTAAATCTAATAACCGCGGACGAGAAGCAACAAAACCGCACCAAATTCCAATAGCTGGTTGGAAAGATATTGGAAAAAGGGTTTTTGCCCAAATGAAACTAGATCATGTGCAAATTGTTGCTGCCGGTGTAGCATTCTATTTCTTTCTGGCTCTTTTTCCAACGATAGTTGCAGCTATCTCGATTTACAGTTTAGTGTTAGAACCTTCTCAAATTCAAGAGCAATTTGACAACCTAAGTTTGATGCTTCCACAACAAGCATTCGGTATGATATCTGAAATATTGACACCGGTTTTAGAACAATCTACTTCAGAATTAGGATGGGGACTGGTTATCAGCATTCTGATAAGTTTATGGAGTGCGAATAAGGGAACCAGTGCTCTATTTGAGGGCATTAATATTGCCTACGATGAAAATGATGACCGTGGGATCATCAAAAAAAACCTTCTTACATTACTTTTTACATTAGCTGCAGTGGTAATTGGATTTCTTAGTTTACTGATTGTAATCTTCTTTCCCTTGTTAATTGGAAAAGTTGGATTACCTATACAAATAGAGAATATCTTGGACTGGTCCAGATGGATTGTCCTTGCTATTGTACTTGTATTAAGCTTAAGTATGATTTATAAAATCGCACCAAACAGGAATAATCCACAATTTGGATGGGTAAGCTGGGGAGCAATTTTTGGCACAGTAGTGTGGATCCTTGGTTCTATTCTATTCTCTTGGTATGTGCAGAATTTTGGAAGTTACGATGATCTCTACGGCAGTTTTGCAGCCGTAGTAATCTTAATGCTATGGTTATTCCTAACTGCATTTATAGTCCTAATTGGTGCTGAAATAAATTCTGAAATGGAACACCAAACGAGGTACGATACAACGATTGGAAAGGATATGCCACTAGGCAAGAGGAATGCTTACCATGCAGATCATGTCGCGGGTGAAGATGAAGATGTAAAAACCTAA
- a CDS encoding thymidylate synthase has protein sequence MKQYHDLLKHVLETGAQKGDRTGTGTKSVFGYQMRFDLSKGFPMVTTKKLHLKSIIYELLWFLKGDTNIKYLKDNGVRIWNEWADENGDLGPVYGHQWRNWNSEEIDQIKEIVETLKTNPNSRRMLVSAWNPSVLPDTSVSFSENVANGKAALPPCHAFFQFYVADGKLSCQLYQRSADIFLGVPFNIASYALLTMMMAQVCGYEAGDFIHTFGDAHIYSNHMEQVELQLSREPRELPQMKLNPEIKNIFDFTFEDFSLENYDPHPAIKGKVAV, from the coding sequence ATGAAACAATACCACGATCTTCTTAAACATGTACTTGAAACGGGTGCTCAAAAAGGTGACAGAACCGGCACTGGAACAAAAAGTGTTTTCGGTTACCAGATGCGCTTCGATCTCAGCAAAGGCTTCCCTATGGTTACTACCAAAAAGCTTCATTTAAAATCGATTATTTACGAATTATTGTGGTTTCTAAAAGGAGATACGAATATTAAATACCTTAAAGATAATGGCGTACGAATATGGAACGAATGGGCAGATGAAAACGGTGATCTTGGCCCTGTATATGGACATCAATGGAGAAACTGGAATAGCGAAGAGATTGACCAGATCAAGGAGATTGTAGAGACATTAAAAACAAATCCTAATAGTCGAAGAATGCTGGTTTCTGCCTGGAATCCTTCAGTATTACCAGATACTTCTGTTTCATTTTCAGAAAATGTAGCGAATGGTAAGGCTGCCTTACCTCCATGTCATGCATTCTTCCAGTTTTATGTGGCAGACGGCAAACTATCCTGCCAGTTATACCAGAGAAGTGCAGATATTTTTCTAGGAGTTCCTTTTAATATTGCATCTTATGCCTTACTCACCATGATGATGGCACAGGTATGTGGATATGAAGCGGGTGATTTTATTCATACTTTTGGTGATGCTCATATCTATAGCAACCATATGGAGCAGGTGGAACTTCAGTTGAGCAGAGAACCCAGAGAACTTCCTCAAATGAAACTAAATCCTGAAATAAAAAACATCTTTGATTTTACTTTTGAAGATTTCAGTTTAGAAAACTATGATCCACATCCGGCAATCAAAGGTAAAGTAGCAGTTTAA
- a CDS encoding energy transducer TonB, whose translation MKNIFLVALLFIGFGAFAQDDVSVEGNTVSMKETAPVWPGCEASEDTKTCFNSMLMKHIKENYKYPKNEKGEYIRGKATVSLVVNEEGKVVVKEVTGKHPKINKEAKRMIEAIPTMTPGQLAGKPRAISYKIPLTF comes from the coding sequence ATGAAAAATATATTTCTAGTAGCATTATTATTTATAGGATTTGGAGCCTTCGCTCAAGACGATGTTTCCGTAGAAGGAAATACAGTTTCTATGAAAGAGACTGCGCCTGTCTGGCCTGGTTGCGAAGCAAGTGAAGACACAAAAACCTGTTTCAATTCCATGTTAATGAAACATATCAAGGAAAACTACAAGTATCCAAAAAATGAAAAGGGCGAATACATTAGAGGAAAAGCAACAGTTTCATTAGTTGTAAACGAAGAAGGAAAAGTGGTAGTTAAAGAAGTCACTGGAAAGCATCCAAAGATCAATAAGGAAGCAAAAAGAATGATCGAAGCGATACCAACGATGACACCAGGACAGCTAGCTGGCAAGCCTAGAGCGATTAGCTACAAAATCCCCTTAACTTTCTAA
- a CDS encoding energy transducer TonB, translating to MKLISFLSLLFLFTNSIQSQNPEIVPWDEVDKIPVFVGCSESGNSGMCSKKAFIDFVINQFNQELISESESAYTLNFRIIIGTDGKLRWSSVKGNNDEIELEGRRILSSLPTYSPGLVKDQPVNVMVSYRIELEKQNDISNIKSVDIPPIPRDCENNEDKRICLAENISRYVNRSFNTDILRSKKKGNSIFRTTVHFVINDQGKIVDVTADGENEVFNQEAIRVLSTIPSMQPAILNDKPVAVTYSLPVAVGISSN from the coding sequence ATGAAACTCATAAGTTTTCTAAGTTTACTCTTTCTATTCACAAACTCTATTCAGTCTCAAAATCCTGAAATAGTTCCATGGGATGAAGTGGATAAAATTCCAGTTTTTGTGGGTTGCTCAGAATCTGGAAATAGCGGTATGTGTTCTAAGAAAGCATTTATTGATTTTGTGATCAATCAATTTAATCAAGAATTGATTTCAGAATCTGAGTCTGCTTATACCTTAAACTTTAGGATCATCATTGGTACAGATGGCAAACTGCGATGGTCATCTGTAAAAGGTAATAATGACGAGATAGAATTGGAAGGACGTAGGATCTTATCCAGTTTACCCACCTATAGTCCAGGATTAGTAAAGGATCAGCCGGTAAATGTTATGGTTTCGTATAGGATTGAATTAGAGAAACAAAATGATATCTCAAATATTAAATCTGTAGATATCCCGCCTATCCCTCGTGATTGTGAGAATAATGAAGATAAAAGAATTTGTTTGGCTGAAAACATTTCGCGTTATGTCAATAGATCTTTCAATACTGATATTCTGAGATCAAAGAAAAAAGGCAACTCAATATTCAGAACTACAGTGCATTTTGTCATTAACGATCAAGGTAAAATTGTTGATGTGACAGCAGATGGAGAAAATGAAGTATTCAACCAGGAAGCTATTCGAGTATTAAGTACTATTCCTTCCATGCAACCGGCAATACTCAATGACAAACCTGTAGCGGTGACTTATAGCCTGCCAGTTGCAGTCGGAATCTCAAGTAACTAA
- the egtB gene encoding ergothioneine biosynthesis protein EgtB: MLSQSELLHLFKETRKDSENICSFLETEDYVVQPIVDVSPPKWHLGHTTWFFEEFVLKKYAKNHSLFDENTAFVFNSYYESVGEKVVRTDRGNLSRPTVAWIYKFREYVTTEIMRLLENNTLSEEALSVLEIGCHHEKQHQELLYADIKYILGNNPLMPEYNQQFRENPVQDFEREWLDIPEGIYEIGHTSEDFCYDNELGTHKTYLHDFSISNKLVTNSEYLEFIDAGGYEDVLLWHAEAWDWVNTNEIKTPFYWHKIENKWHQYTLGGLKPLNPDAPVTHISYYEAFAYAQWKGMRLPTEQEWEIAQKDFDWGSRWEWTESAYSPYPNYQKADGALGEYNGKFMVNQKVLRGASVATSSKHSRYTYRNFFHPHLRWQFTGFRLVK; the protein is encoded by the coding sequence ATGTTGTCACAATCCGAATTACTACATCTTTTCAAAGAGACCCGAAAAGATTCAGAAAATATTTGCTCCTTCCTGGAAACTGAAGATTACGTGGTACAACCAATCGTAGATGTTTCACCTCCTAAATGGCATTTAGGCCATACCACCTGGTTCTTTGAAGAATTTGTTTTAAAAAAATATGCTAAAAACCATTCGCTATTCGATGAGAACACAGCATTTGTTTTTAATAGCTATTACGAAAGTGTTGGTGAAAAAGTAGTACGAACAGACAGGGGAAATCTTTCAAGACCGACTGTTGCCTGGATCTATAAATTCAGAGAATATGTCACGACCGAAATTATGAGATTGCTGGAGAATAATACGCTTTCGGAAGAAGCTCTGAGTGTTCTGGAAATAGGCTGTCATCATGAAAAACAACATCAGGAACTGTTGTATGCAGATATTAAGTATATTTTAGGAAATAATCCACTAATGCCTGAATACAATCAGCAGTTTCGAGAAAACCCTGTTCAGGATTTTGAGCGAGAATGGCTTGATATTCCTGAAGGTATTTATGAAATTGGCCATACTTCAGAAGATTTCTGCTACGACAACGAATTAGGTACACATAAAACCTATCTACACGACTTCAGTATATCTAACAAACTAGTAACTAATTCAGAATACTTAGAGTTTATTGATGCTGGTGGATATGAGGATGTTCTATTATGGCACGCTGAAGCCTGGGATTGGGTGAATACCAATGAAATTAAAACGCCATTTTACTGGCATAAGATCGAGAACAAGTGGCATCAATATACTTTAGGAGGACTAAAGCCTTTGAATCCTGATGCTCCAGTTACTCATATTAGTTACTACGAAGCTTTCGCTTATGCACAATGGAAAGGTATGAGATTACCAACCGAGCAGGAGTGGGAAATTGCTCAAAAGGATTTTGATTGGGGAAGCAGATGGGAATGGACAGAAAGCGCCTATTCACCTTATCCAAATTATCAGAAAGCAGACGGCGCCCTTGGTGAGTACAATGGGAAGTTTATGGTAAACCAGAAGGTTCTTCGTGGAGCTTCAGTTGCTACTTCCAGCAAGCATAGCCGTTATACTTATAGAAATTTCTTCCATCCACATTTGAGATGGCAGTTTACGGGATTCAGACTCGTTAAATAA